The following proteins are co-located in the Anas platyrhynchos isolate ZD024472 breed Pekin duck chromosome 1, IASCAAS_PekinDuck_T2T, whole genome shotgun sequence genome:
- the GSG1 gene encoding germ cell-specific gene 1 protein isoform X1, whose protein sequence is MELLKVLPWRRAFLAVILNLLALSLSTTALLGSYWCTGTQKVPKPLCGKSKATKCIGVPMPPDAGASNASSQDVVHYSWETGDDRFAFRYFHTGMWLSCEESMEGPEEKCRSFIELSPPAERGILWLSLGSEMLYISLLLISFILLMVEMLHTGNPVCGLKLNAFAAVSSVLSGLLGMVAHMMYTQVFQATVNLGPEDWRPHSWDYGWAFYMAWASFTCCMASAVTTLNTYTKTVLEFKRNHIKGYEASFKDQPQHQQYFIQQQISSYYEPRDKPLHSVSEGVDFYSELQQKVLQREPELELDEVLGQTIGEDRC, encoded by the exons ATGGAGCTGCTGAAGGTGTTGCCATGGCGCCGTGCTTTCCTGGCAGTCATCCTGAACCTGCTggctctcagcctctccaccaCCGCCTTGCTCGGCAGCTACTGGTGCACTGGGACCCAGAAAGTGCCCAAGCCTTTGTGTGGGAAGAGTAAAGCCACCAAGTGCATTGGTGTCCCCATGCCGCCCGATGCAGGTGCTAGCAATGCTTCATCCCAGGATGTGGTGCACTACAGCTGGGAGACTGGGGATGACCGCTTTGCCTTCAGATATTTCCACACGGGGATGTGGCTTTCCTGCGAAGAGAGCATGGAAGGGCCAG aGGAGAAATGCCGTAGCTTTATTGAGCTTTCCCCACCAGCAGAGAGAG GAATCCTGTGGCTGTCACTGGGGTCAGAGATGCTGTACATCAGCCTGCTGCTCATCAGCTTCATCCTCCTGATGGTGGAAATGCTGCATACTGGCAATCCTGTCTGTGGTCTGAAGCTCAATGCCTTTGCTGCTGTCTCCTCAGTGCTGTCAG GTCTCCTTGGGATGGTGGCACACATGATGTACACTCAAGTCTTCCAAGCCACGGTTAATCTGGGACCAGAGGACTGGAGACCACACTCATGGGACTACGGCTGGGCTTTCTA CATGGCCTGGGCCTCCTTTACCTGCTGCATGGCCTCTGCTGTCACCACTCTCAACACCTACACCAAGACAGTGCTGGAGTTCAAACGGAACCACATCAAGGGCTACGAAGCGAGCTTCAAGGATCAGCCTCAGCACCAGCAGTACTTCATACAACAGCAAATAAGCAGCTACTACGAGCCCCGAGACAAGCCCCTCCACTCGGTGTCTGAGGGAGTTGACTTCTACtctgagctgcagcagaaagTGCTACAGCGAGAaccagagctggagctggatgAGGTCTTGGGGCAGACCATCGGGGAAGATCGCTGTTAA
- the GSG1 gene encoding germ cell-specific gene 1 protein isoform X2, which translates to MELLKVLPWRRAFLAVILNLLALSLSTTALLGSYWCTGTQKVPKPLCGKSKATKCIGVPMPPDAEEKCRSFIELSPPAERGILWLSLGSEMLYISLLLISFILLMVEMLHTGNPVCGLKLNAFAAVSSVLSGLLGMVAHMMYTQVFQATVNLGPEDWRPHSWDYGWAFYMAWASFTCCMASAVTTLNTYTKTVLEFKRNHIKGYEASFKDQPQHQQYFIQQQISSYYEPRDKPLHSVSEGVDFYSELQQKVLQREPELELDEVLGQTIGEDRC; encoded by the exons ATGGAGCTGCTGAAGGTGTTGCCATGGCGCCGTGCTTTCCTGGCAGTCATCCTGAACCTGCTggctctcagcctctccaccaCCGCCTTGCTCGGCAGCTACTGGTGCACTGGGACCCAGAAAGTGCCCAAGCCTTTGTGTGGGAAGAGTAAAGCCACCAAGTGCATTGGTGTCCCCATGCCGCCCGATGCAG aGGAGAAATGCCGTAGCTTTATTGAGCTTTCCCCACCAGCAGAGAGAG GAATCCTGTGGCTGTCACTGGGGTCAGAGATGCTGTACATCAGCCTGCTGCTCATCAGCTTCATCCTCCTGATGGTGGAAATGCTGCATACTGGCAATCCTGTCTGTGGTCTGAAGCTCAATGCCTTTGCTGCTGTCTCCTCAGTGCTGTCAG GTCTCCTTGGGATGGTGGCACACATGATGTACACTCAAGTCTTCCAAGCCACGGTTAATCTGGGACCAGAGGACTGGAGACCACACTCATGGGACTACGGCTGGGCTTTCTA CATGGCCTGGGCCTCCTTTACCTGCTGCATGGCCTCTGCTGTCACCACTCTCAACACCTACACCAAGACAGTGCTGGAGTTCAAACGGAACCACATCAAGGGCTACGAAGCGAGCTTCAAGGATCAGCCTCAGCACCAGCAGTACTTCATACAACAGCAAATAAGCAGCTACTACGAGCCCCGAGACAAGCCCCTCCACTCGGTGTCTGAGGGAGTTGACTTCTACtctgagctgcagcagaaagTGCTACAGCGAGAaccagagctggagctggatgAGGTCTTGGGGCAGACCATCGGGGAAGATCGCTGTTAA